A genomic stretch from Microtus pennsylvanicus isolate mMicPen1 chromosome 11, mMicPen1.hap1, whole genome shotgun sequence includes:
- the LOC142860781 gene encoding protein RoBo-1-like: MAWFSSPKSLLTVFVFTSLAVSSEESNQCMVYTCENEQCTEDADDCLYSNGCFNQIQRFDTPSPVTNQTFKQKGCSKDPCSELEFSATLGDQRRFSFVNRCCTSDNCNQDDLTLPQASEEANGIQCLAYYAEAGMLGVPTLLNCTGNETECGFVIGTAAGSHPFAFVMAGMGCATESACNRSITVLNSTNIFTFCSSKFAVFPTNSSVPDETSGFRPASTSTVPMLIVLFLLKVLL; this comes from the exons ATGGCCTGGTTCTCCAGCCCTAAGAGCCTCCTCACAGTCTTTGTCTTTACCAGCTTAGCTGTCAGCTCTGAGG AGAGTAACCAGTGTATGGTCTATACATGTGAAAATGAACAATGTACTGAGGATGCAGATGATTGTCTATACTCTAATGGTTGCTTCAATCAAATACAGAGATTTGACACACCAT CTCCGGTTACAAACCAAACGTTTAAGCAAAAAGGGTGTTCTAAAGACCCGTGTAGTGAACTGGAATTCTCAGCCACACTGGGGGATCAACGGAGATTTAGCTTTGTGAACCGTTGCTGCACATCTGATAACTGCAACCAAGATGACTTAACAC TACCTCAGGCATCTGAAGAAGCCAATGGTATTCAATGTCTTGCCTACTATGCGGAGGCAGGAATGCTGGGTGTCCCAACTCTCCTAAATTGCACGGGAAATGAGACAGAATGCGGTTTCGTTATCGGCACAG CAGCGGGAAGTCATCCCTTTGCCTTTGTGATGGCTGGAATGGGCTGTGCGACAGAAAGCGCCTGCAACAGGAGTATAACTGTTCTCAACAGCACAAATATCTTTACCTTCTGCTCCAGTAAGTTTGCTGTGTTTCCAACCAACTCATCAGTTCCGGATGAAACTTCTGGCTTTCGACCTGCATCCACCTCAACAGTACCAATGCTGATTGTTCTCTTCCTGTTGAAAGTCTTGCTTTGA